A window of Cellulomonas fimi contains these coding sequences:
- a CDS encoding AAA family ATPase, producing the protein MPDDRLDDFLRAFRTLADAAHAAAQAQAAGEITPLVPVLREHLGRDPRGLPVLTEVVPLLRRVDADVAVAAVVEAHGGGRLLGVGGGEQRMHSSLSEILNTAGQWAAHFPVGAVDYERTATGPDSERRVVAFGLHLLHVGDEPVVLGQRLASPRHEGQGTIEVLCADDDVAGTLLAEVRAAMTERSVLRGQVVTFNGSPYQPGAAGVTFVRREVVPRADVVLPDGTLDRVERQVLAVARHRDTLRGAGQHLKRGVLLYGPPGTGKTHTVRHLVGAAEGTTVILLAGPSLALVSLAAETARALQPAIVVLEDCDLVAEDRSFSHGPQPLLFEVLDALDGLASDADVTFLLTTNRADLLERALSQRPGRVDLAVEIPLPDDEARRRLFALYTRGLPFGDEALDRATTRTSGVTASFVKEAARRAVLMAAEVGRPVGDGDLAAAVDEMLHDSERVTRSLLGAGPVRPDDVLGAGAS; encoded by the coding sequence ATGCCCGACGACCGGCTGGACGACTTCCTCCGCGCCTTCCGCACGCTCGCCGACGCCGCCCACGCGGCCGCCCAGGCGCAGGCCGCGGGTGAGATCACACCGCTCGTGCCCGTGCTGCGGGAGCACCTCGGACGCGACCCGCGCGGGCTTCCGGTGCTGACCGAGGTCGTCCCCCTGCTGCGGCGGGTCGACGCCGACGTCGCGGTCGCCGCCGTCGTCGAGGCCCACGGCGGCGGGCGCCTGCTCGGGGTCGGCGGCGGTGAGCAGCGCATGCACTCGTCGCTCTCGGAGATCCTCAACACCGCCGGGCAGTGGGCCGCGCACTTCCCCGTCGGCGCCGTCGACTACGAGCGCACCGCGACCGGACCCGACAGCGAGCGGCGGGTCGTCGCGTTCGGGCTGCACCTGCTCCACGTCGGCGACGAGCCTGTCGTCCTCGGGCAGCGCCTCGCGAGCCCGCGTCACGAGGGCCAGGGCACGATCGAGGTCCTGTGCGCCGACGACGACGTCGCGGGGACGCTGCTCGCCGAGGTCCGCGCCGCCATGACGGAGCGCTCGGTGCTCCGCGGGCAGGTCGTGACGTTCAACGGCTCGCCCTACCAGCCCGGCGCGGCGGGCGTGACGTTCGTGCGACGCGAGGTCGTGCCGCGTGCCGACGTCGTCCTGCCCGACGGCACCCTCGACCGGGTCGAGCGGCAGGTGCTCGCCGTCGCCCGGCACCGCGACACCCTGCGCGGCGCGGGCCAGCACCTCAAGCGCGGCGTCCTGCTGTACGGCCCGCCCGGCACCGGCAAGACGCACACCGTCCGGCACCTCGTCGGCGCCGCCGAGGGCACGACCGTGATCCTGCTCGCGGGACCCTCGCTCGCGCTCGTGTCGCTCGCCGCCGAGACCGCCCGCGCGCTCCAGCCCGCGATCGTCGTCCTGGAGGACTGCGACCTCGTCGCCGAGGACCGGTCGTTCAGCCACGGCCCGCAGCCCCTGCTGTTCGAGGTGCTCGACGCGCTCGACGGGCTCGCGTCCGACGCGGACGTGACGTTCCTGCTGACCACCAACCGCGCCGACCTGCTGGAACGCGCGCTCTCGCAGCGGCCCGGCCGCGTCGACCTGGCCGTCGAGATCCCGCTGCCCGACGACGAGGCCCGCCGCCGCCTGTTCGCGCTCTACACGCGCGGCCTGCCCTTCGGCGACGAGGCGCTCGATCGGGCGACCACCCGCACGTCCGGTGTCACGGCGTCGTTCGTCAAGGAGGCGGCGCGACGCGCGGTCCTGATGGCCGCCGAGGTCGGGCGCCCGGTCGGAGACGGTGACCTCGCCGCGGCGGTCGACGAGATGCTCCACGACTCCGAGCGCGTCACGCGCTCGTTGCTGGGCGCGGGGCCGGTCCGCCCGGACGACGTGCTCGGGGCCGGCGCGTCCTGA
- a CDS encoding STAS domain-containing protein — MIEISTSATTTTLVITGDLDLAERDQFPEVAARVVGLRRQLLVIDMCGVTFMDSTGAAFLISLADASRKRGGATVLRGADSRDLFVIEICGATELFRIDGDHRCAHGTEPDVVQPDGAPAH, encoded by the coding sequence ATGATCGAGATCTCCACGTCGGCGACGACGACCACGCTCGTCATCACCGGCGACCTCGACCTCGCGGAACGCGACCAGTTCCCCGAGGTGGCCGCCCGTGTCGTCGGGCTCCGCCGGCAGCTGCTCGTGATCGACATGTGCGGCGTCACCTTCATGGACTCGACGGGGGCCGCGTTCCTCATCTCGCTCGCCGACGCGAGCCGCAAGCGCGGCGGCGCGACGGTGCTGCGCGGAGCGGACTCGCGCGACCTGTTCGTCATCGAGATCTGCGGCGCGACCGAGCTGTTCCGCATCGACGGCGACCACCGCTGCGCGCACGGCACCGAGCCGGACGTCGTCCAGCCCGACGGCGCCCCCGCGCACTGA
- a CDS encoding ATP-binding SpoIIE family protein phosphatase — MSGGLPATAPSGTLDLHARALAATVVPMGLFESRDAVLTAVWVNAAFERSVGYGLEGAHDREPAIRTELARDPVRAAQLAEALLARQPFSPTFELDRGDGTRFVCQVHLSPVPVAHDEPEYWVAAFQDMTEQLSHDAEQAALVEAERRERRSLGLIAQVSDLLMDVDDPHALREIAMVLRHAVVGWAGFYLNDRGLRAADGIDGGPGRGHRGDAFRTAARGPRPDAPDVVQMLLDGERDRPVELALDAGYACGSASEWLAQHVRAGALHPDGGAPASEGAHAVVFPVPGRRRVLGLMAVVPRDEGGLRAVEPSAMTILELTARRVGLVLDNARLYDREHRLAETLQRSMLPEQAEVDGLDVWTYYAPNSENVQVGGDWYDVLQISPDVAGVVIGDVVGHDVEAAAAMGQLRSVVRSYTFDITTPGPVLERVDQLVTGMRIPRSAGLVLSTLTRRAQGWQLAWSRAGHLPVLHVRDGVATELRDAGGALIGFGDGVRTTSTLDLAEGDVLVYYTDGLIERRDRGLRDGLAALAGVASRITARDAAGIGEELLSRLADHPEDDVAVVVVRVPDPRDHLERARSPRRRRWSLPNEPASIGRARHAVVRTCQAWEIPDAANAELVVSELVANAVLHGYGHVSLQLYDTGDGLRIEVEDGNPAPPVATDGHPGRVGGFGMQIVERLADWGWRQSRGGKLVWAKVRPGSLPATGR, encoded by the coding sequence ATGTCGGGCGGACTGCCCGCCACGGCACCGTCCGGGACGCTCGACCTGCACGCCCGCGCCCTGGCCGCGACGGTCGTGCCGATGGGCCTCTTCGAGTCCCGGGACGCGGTGCTCACCGCGGTCTGGGTGAACGCGGCGTTCGAGCGGTCGGTCGGGTACGGGCTGGAGGGTGCGCACGACCGCGAGCCGGCCATCCGCACCGAGCTCGCGCGCGACCCGGTGCGGGCGGCACAGCTCGCGGAGGCCCTGCTCGCCCGGCAGCCCTTCTCACCGACGTTCGAGCTGGACCGCGGCGACGGCACACGGTTCGTCTGCCAGGTCCACCTGTCGCCCGTGCCGGTCGCGCACGACGAGCCCGAGTACTGGGTCGCGGCGTTCCAGGACATGACCGAGCAGCTGTCGCACGACGCCGAGCAGGCCGCGCTCGTCGAGGCGGAGCGTCGCGAGCGCCGCAGCCTCGGCCTCATCGCCCAGGTGTCGGACCTGCTGATGGACGTCGACGACCCGCACGCGCTGCGCGAGATCGCGATGGTCCTGCGGCACGCCGTCGTCGGCTGGGCGGGCTTCTACCTCAACGACCGCGGGCTGCGGGCCGCGGACGGCATCGACGGCGGGCCGGGGCGTGGTCACCGCGGGGACGCGTTCCGCACCGCCGCCCGCGGGCCGCGCCCCGACGCGCCCGACGTCGTCCAGATGCTGCTCGACGGCGAGCGCGACCGGCCCGTCGAGCTGGCGCTCGACGCCGGGTACGCGTGCGGCAGCGCGTCCGAGTGGCTCGCCCAGCACGTGCGCGCCGGGGCGCTGCACCCGGACGGCGGGGCGCCGGCGTCCGAGGGGGCGCACGCGGTTGTCTTCCCCGTGCCGGGGCGTCGACGGGTGCTCGGCCTCATGGCGGTCGTCCCGCGCGACGAGGGCGGCCTGCGCGCCGTCGAGCCGTCGGCGATGACGATCCTCGAGCTGACCGCACGACGCGTCGGGCTCGTGCTCGACAACGCGCGCCTGTACGACCGCGAGCACCGGCTCGCCGAGACGCTGCAACGGTCGATGCTCCCCGAGCAGGCCGAGGTCGACGGGCTCGACGTGTGGACCTACTACGCACCCAACTCCGAGAACGTCCAGGTCGGCGGTGACTGGTACGACGTCCTGCAGATCTCGCCGGACGTCGCGGGGGTCGTCATCGGCGACGTCGTGGGGCACGACGTGGAGGCCGCGGCGGCCATGGGCCAGCTGCGGTCGGTCGTGCGCTCCTACACGTTCGACATCACGACGCCCGGGCCGGTGCTGGAGCGCGTCGACCAGCTCGTCACGGGCATGCGGATCCCGCGCTCGGCGGGTCTCGTCCTGTCGACCCTGACCCGCCGCGCGCAGGGCTGGCAGCTCGCGTGGTCCCGAGCCGGTCACCTGCCCGTGCTGCACGTGCGCGACGGCGTCGCCACCGAGCTGCGGGACGCCGGCGGCGCGCTCATCGGGTTCGGCGACGGGGTCCGCACGACGAGCACGCTCGACCTCGCCGAGGGCGACGTCCTCGTGTACTACACCGACGGGCTCATCGAACGACGCGACCGCGGCCTGCGGGACGGTCTCGCAGCGCTCGCGGGCGTGGCGTCCCGCATCACGGCGCGCGACGCCGCGGGCATCGGCGAGGAGCTCCTGTCCCGGCTCGCGGACCACCCCGAGGACGACGTGGCCGTCGTGGTCGTGCGCGTCCCCGACCCGCGCGACCACCTGGAGCGCGCGCGCAGCCCGCGGCGGCGGCGCTGGTCGCTGCCGAACGAGCCGGCGTCGATCGGGCGGGCCCGCCACGCCGTCGTGCGCACCTGCCAGGCGTGGGAGATCCCCGACGCGGCCAACGCCGAGCTCGTCGTGTCCGAGCTCGTCGCCAACGCCGTGCTGCACGGGTACGGCCACGTGTCGCTGCAGCTCTACGACACGGGCGACGGCCTGCGCATCGAGGTGGAGGACGGCAACCCGGCCCCGCCCGTCGCGACCGACGGCCACCCCGGGCGCGTCGGCGGCTTCGGCATGCAGATCGTCGAGCGGCTCGCCGACTGGGGCTGGCGGCAGTCGCGCGGCGGCAAGCTCGTGTGGGCGAAGGTGCGGCCGGGAAGCCTGCCGGCCACGGGTCGCTGA
- a CDS encoding adenylosuccinate synthase: MPAVVVLGAQWGDEGKGKATDQLGSRIDYVVKFNGGNNAGHTVVVGGEKYALHLLPSGILSPGVVPVIGNGVVIDLEVLFQEIEALEARGVDTSRLLVSSAAHVIAPYNRTLDKVTERFLGSRRIGTTGRGIGPTYADKINRVGVRVQDLFDEKILRQKVEGALDQKNHLLVKVYNRRAITVDETVEDLLRFADRVRPYVADTPLVLNQALDAGKTLVFEAGQATMLDIDHGTYPFVTSSSATAGGACTGSGVGPTRIDRVVAVAKAYTTRVGEGPFPTELLDDDGEWLRQTGGEFGTTTGRPRRTGWYDAVVVRYAARVNGLTDLVLTKLDVLTGKDRIPVAVAYDVDGTRHDEMPADQSDFHHAKPVYEYLDGWTEDITGAREFDDLPAAAQRYVLRLEEISGTRISSIGVGPGREATIIRHDLLA, encoded by the coding sequence ATGCCTGCAGTGGTGGTGCTCGGCGCCCAGTGGGGCGACGAGGGCAAGGGCAAGGCGACCGACCAGCTCGGCTCGCGCATCGACTACGTCGTCAAGTTCAACGGCGGCAACAACGCCGGCCACACGGTCGTCGTCGGCGGCGAGAAGTACGCGCTGCACCTGCTGCCCTCCGGCATCCTGTCGCCCGGCGTCGTCCCCGTCATCGGCAACGGCGTCGTCATCGACCTCGAGGTCCTGTTCCAGGAGATCGAGGCGCTCGAAGCCCGCGGGGTCGACACCTCGCGCCTGCTCGTGTCGTCGGCCGCGCACGTCATCGCGCCCTACAACCGCACGCTCGACAAGGTCACCGAGCGCTTCCTCGGCTCGCGCCGCATCGGCACGACGGGCCGGGGCATCGGCCCCACGTACGCGGACAAGATCAACCGCGTCGGCGTCCGCGTGCAGGACCTGTTCGACGAGAAGATCCTGCGGCAGAAGGTCGAGGGCGCCCTCGACCAGAAGAACCACCTGCTCGTGAAGGTCTACAACCGCCGTGCGATCACGGTCGACGAGACCGTCGAGGACCTGCTGCGCTTCGCGGACCGCGTCCGCCCGTACGTCGCGGACACGCCGCTCGTGCTCAACCAGGCGCTCGACGCGGGCAAGACGCTGGTCTTCGAGGCCGGCCAGGCGACGATGCTCGACATCGACCACGGCACCTACCCGTTCGTGACGTCGTCGTCGGCGACCGCGGGCGGCGCGTGCACCGGCTCGGGCGTCGGCCCGACCCGCATCGACCGCGTCGTCGCCGTCGCGAAGGCCTACACGACGCGCGTCGGCGAGGGCCCCTTCCCGACCGAGCTCCTCGACGACGACGGCGAGTGGCTGCGCCAGACCGGCGGCGAGTTCGGCACCACGACGGGCCGCCCGCGACGCACCGGCTGGTACGACGCGGTCGTCGTCCGGTACGCGGCGCGCGTCAACGGGCTCACCGACCTGGTGCTCACCAAGCTCGACGTCCTCACCGGCAAGGACCGCATCCCCGTCGCCGTCGCGTACGACGTCGACGGCACGCGGCACGACGAGATGCCCGCCGACCAGTCGGACTTCCACCACGCGAAGCCCGTCTACGAGTACCTCGACGGCTGGACCGAGGACATCACCGGCGCGCGCGAGTTCGACGACCTGCCCGCCGCCGCGCAGCGCTACGTGCTGCGTCTGGAGGAGATCAGCGGCACCCGCATCTCGTCCATCGGCGTCGGCCCGGGCCGCGAGGCGACGATCATCCGCCACGACCTCCTGGCCTGA
- a CDS encoding DUF5701 family protein, with translation MTATTPRTESVGPPTLPPLAAQAERLATLGVLELAGLDAARVRDAVATVDLPGLLVVDRALAPASALAPLLRLGDRPGFVVEDMTDVDAFAPTEGLDVPDSPVYVVTAPDRGDDLGNWSPEEALPELAARGRSPMLLTEGMHWALQVPEVVERSFCYMTIGSRLRRANGTYDARTPAVWISLGTGRDGRERRGAPKVGWCWWRNRHTWLGFASGVDRVAVPLDA, from the coding sequence ATGACCGCGACGACGCCCCGCACCGAGTCCGTCGGTCCGCCCACGCTCCCGCCGCTCGCCGCGCAGGCGGAACGGCTCGCGACCCTCGGCGTGCTCGAGCTCGCCGGGCTCGACGCCGCGCGCGTGCGGGACGCCGTGGCGACCGTCGACCTCCCGGGCCTGCTCGTGGTCGACCGTGCCCTGGCCCCCGCCTCCGCGCTCGCTCCGCTGCTGCGGCTGGGCGACCGGCCAGGCTTCGTCGTCGAGGACATGACGGACGTCGACGCGTTCGCACCGACCGAGGGCCTCGACGTCCCGGACTCGCCCGTCTACGTCGTGACCGCACCGGACCGCGGCGACGACCTGGGCAACTGGTCGCCCGAGGAGGCGCTGCCGGAGCTCGCCGCGCGCGGCCGCTCGCCCATGCTGCTGACCGAGGGGATGCACTGGGCGCTCCAGGTCCCCGAGGTCGTCGAACGCAGCTTCTGCTACATGACGATCGGCTCGCGGCTGCGCAGGGCGAACGGCACGTACGACGCACGCACGCCCGCGGTGTGGATCTCGCTCGGCACGGGCCGCGACGGCCGCGAGCGCCGCGGGGCGCCGAAGGTCGGCTGGTGCTGGTGGCGCAACCGGCACACGTGGCTGGGTTTCGCGTCGGGCGTCGACCGCGTCGCGGTGCCGCTCGACGCCTGA
- a CDS encoding phosphoribosylaminoimidazolesuccinocarboxamide synthase — protein sequence MTTAVVPEPSVALPGWVHTYSGKVRDLYVPDDSAAGAAITAEHGDVVLVVASDRVSAYDHVLSPGIPGKGVVLTQLSLWWFEQLADLVPNHVVSTDVPDAVAGRAMVCRRLSMFPVECVARGYLTGSGLAEYRASGEVTGIPLPAGLVDGSRLPEPIFTPATKAELGDHDENVPFSAVVAQVGRDAATTLRDLTLAVYARAEAVARERGVILADTKLEFGTDPTTGAVTLGDEVLTPDSSRFWPADAWEPGRAQPSFDKQFVRDWLTSPASGWDRESDTPPPALPADVVERTRDRYLEAYERLTGTPLPL from the coding sequence GTGACCACCGCCGTCGTGCCCGAACCGTCCGTCGCGCTCCCCGGTTGGGTGCACACGTACTCCGGCAAGGTGCGGGACCTGTACGTCCCGGACGACTCGGCCGCGGGTGCGGCGATCACCGCGGAGCACGGCGACGTCGTGCTGGTCGTCGCGAGCGACCGGGTCTCGGCGTACGACCACGTGCTGTCGCCCGGCATCCCGGGCAAGGGCGTGGTGCTCACGCAGCTGAGCCTGTGGTGGTTCGAGCAGCTCGCCGACCTGGTGCCGAACCACGTCGTCTCGACGGACGTGCCCGACGCGGTCGCGGGCCGCGCGATGGTGTGCCGCCGCCTGTCGATGTTCCCCGTCGAGTGCGTCGCGCGCGGCTACCTGACGGGGTCGGGCCTGGCCGAGTACCGCGCGTCGGGCGAGGTCACGGGCATCCCGCTGCCGGCCGGCCTGGTCGACGGGTCGCGGCTGCCGGAGCCGATCTTCACGCCGGCGACGAAGGCGGAGCTCGGCGACCACGACGAGAACGTGCCGTTCTCGGCGGTCGTGGCGCAGGTCGGGCGGGACGCCGCGACGACGCTGCGGGACCTCACGCTGGCCGTCTACGCGCGGGCCGAGGCGGTCGCGCGCGAGCGGGGCGTCATCCTCGCGGACACCAAGCTCGAGTTCGGCACGGACCCGACGACGGGCGCCGTCACGCTGGGCGACGAGGTGCTGACGCCGGACTCGTCGCGGTTCTGGCCCGCCGACGCGTGGGAGCCGGGGCGCGCGCAGCCGAGCTTCGACAAGCAGTTCGTGCGCGACTGGCTGACGTCGCCCGCGTCCGGGTGGGACCGCGAGTCGGACACGCCGCCGCCCGCGCTGCCCGCCGACGTGGTGGAGCGCACGCGCGACCGCTACCTGGAGGCGTACGAGCGGCTCACGGGCACCCCGCTGCCGCTCTGA
- the purD gene encoding phosphoribosylamine--glycine ligase, with translation MKILVVGTGAREHALVRALSLDPAVTALHAAPGNPGVGALATLHAVDQLDGSAVAALATELAADLVVVGPEAPLVAGVADAVRAAGIPVFGPSAEAARLEGSKAFAKEVMAAAGVPTAEPRVASTVDEVEAALDAFGAPYVVKEDGLAAGKGVVVTDDRAVALEHGRACVEKEGGRVVVEEYLDGPEVSLFVLSDGATVVPLVPAQDFKRALDGDAGPNTGGMGAYSPLPWAPDGLVDEVLDRVARPTVDEMARRGTPFVGVLYCGLALTSKGTRVVEFNARFGDPETQVVLPRLATPLAGVLLAAATGALADLPPLEWRDEAAVTVVVASHGYPGTVRGGDPITGIDDAEALPGVHVLHAGTALRQNPAGDDDAQVDGAHLVSNGGRVLSVVGVGADLAAAREAAYAGVAQIELDGSHHRTDIAAAAAAR, from the coding sequence GTGAAGATCCTCGTCGTCGGCACCGGTGCCCGTGAGCACGCCCTTGTCCGCGCACTGTCCCTCGACCCGGCCGTGACGGCGCTGCACGCCGCCCCGGGCAACCCCGGCGTCGGGGCGCTCGCGACGCTGCACGCGGTCGACCAGCTCGACGGGTCCGCGGTCGCCGCGCTCGCCACGGAGCTGGCCGCGGACCTCGTGGTCGTCGGCCCCGAGGCCCCGCTGGTCGCGGGCGTCGCCGACGCGGTCCGCGCCGCCGGCATCCCCGTCTTCGGGCCCTCGGCCGAGGCGGCCCGCCTGGAGGGGTCGAAGGCGTTCGCCAAGGAGGTCATGGCCGCTGCAGGCGTGCCGACCGCCGAGCCGCGCGTCGCGTCGACGGTCGACGAGGTCGAGGCCGCGCTCGACGCGTTCGGCGCGCCGTACGTCGTCAAGGAGGACGGGCTCGCCGCGGGCAAGGGCGTCGTCGTGACGGACGACCGCGCGGTCGCGCTCGAGCACGGGCGCGCGTGCGTCGAGAAGGAGGGCGGCCGGGTCGTCGTCGAGGAGTACCTCGACGGCCCCGAGGTGTCGCTGTTCGTGCTGTCCGACGGTGCGACGGTCGTCCCGCTGGTCCCCGCGCAGGACTTCAAGCGCGCGCTCGACGGCGACGCCGGCCCGAACACCGGCGGCATGGGCGCGTACTCGCCGCTGCCGTGGGCGCCCGACGGCCTGGTCGACGAGGTCCTCGACCGCGTGGCGCGCCCGACGGTCGACGAGATGGCCCGTCGCGGAACGCCGTTCGTCGGCGTCCTGTACTGCGGCCTCGCGCTGACGTCGAAGGGCACGCGCGTCGTCGAGTTCAACGCGCGGTTCGGCGACCCGGAGACGCAGGTCGTCCTCCCGCGCCTGGCGACGCCGCTCGCGGGTGTGCTGCTCGCCGCGGCGACCGGCGCGCTCGCCGACCTGCCGCCGCTGGAGTGGCGCGACGAGGCCGCCGTGACGGTCGTCGTCGCGTCGCACGGCTACCCGGGCACGGTCCGTGGCGGCGACCCGATCACCGGGATCGACGACGCCGAGGCGCTCCCGGGCGTGCACGTCCTGCACGCGGGCACCGCGCTCCGGCAGAACCCCGCGGGCGACGACGACGCGCAGGTCGACGGCGCGCACCTCGTCTCGAACGGCGGGCGCGTCCTGTCCGTCGTCGGGGTCGGCGCCGATCTGGCGGCGGCCCGCGAGGCCGCGTACGCGGGCGTCGCGCAGATCGAGCTCGACGGCTCGCACCACCGCACCGACATCGCCGCGGCAGCCGCCGCGCGCTGA
- a CDS encoding DUF3151 domain-containing protein, which yields MSHENLLDGPAPTHLPEDGPDADARAALAAGSAPRDVVGVAPASSLVWALLAERALADEGDPVAAYAYARTGYHRGLDALRRAGWRGRGPVPVDHAPNQGFLRALLALAEAAEAIGETDEAQRCAQFLVDSGTSVEEVAGLR from the coding sequence ATGAGCCACGAGAACCTCCTCGACGGACCCGCCCCGACGCACCTGCCCGAGGACGGCCCCGACGCGGACGCCCGCGCCGCGCTCGCGGCGGGCTCGGCGCCGCGCGACGTCGTCGGCGTCGCGCCCGCGTCGTCGCTCGTGTGGGCGCTGCTCGCCGAGCGTGCGCTCGCCGACGAGGGCGACCCCGTCGCCGCGTACGCCTACGCCCGCACCGGGTACCACCGGGGCCTCGACGCGCTGCGCCGGGCGGGCTGGCGCGGCCGCGGTCCCGTGCCCGTCGACCACGCCCCGAACCAGGGGTTCCTGCGGGCGCTGCTCGCGCTCGCGGAGGCGGCCGAGGCGATCGGCGAGACCGACGAGGCGCAGCGGTGCGCGCAGTTCCTGGTCGACTCGGGGACGTCGGTCGAGGAGGTCGCCGGGCTGCGCTGA
- a CDS encoding winged helix-turn-helix domain-containing protein has product MAERKTPADPASLDATETATGTAPETALDARADAPDATAGRDSAAGDAAGKPSIFAERPIGPEALKALAHPLRIAMYNLLGEMGSSTASRLGRVLGESSGQTSYHLRQLERFGFVEDDPAHTGGRERWWKPVGFSLDGKMLEDPATAPAARMMLQSVVADRADVLTRWMNSPREPEWEDAQINDRVTTELTPAEAHDLIAAVQAVMDEHVEAAKARKDAGETTGRRRYRIYLDALPLPADDPEPPTA; this is encoded by the coding sequence ATGGCCGAGCGCAAGACCCCTGCCGACCCGGCGTCCCTCGACGCGACCGAGACCGCGACCGGGACCGCGCCCGAGACCGCGCTCGACGCGCGCGCGGACGCGCCCGACGCGACCGCGGGCCGTGACTCGGCGGCCGGTGACGCCGCGGGGAAGCCGTCGATCTTCGCCGAGCGCCCGATCGGCCCCGAGGCCCTCAAGGCGCTCGCGCACCCGCTGCGGATCGCGATGTACAACCTCCTGGGCGAGATGGGCTCCTCGACGGCCAGCCGGCTCGGGCGCGTGCTCGGGGAGAGCAGCGGTCAGACGAGCTACCACCTGCGTCAGCTCGAGCGGTTCGGCTTCGTCGAGGACGACCCCGCGCACACCGGCGGTCGCGAGCGGTGGTGGAAGCCCGTCGGGTTCAGCCTCGACGGCAAGATGCTCGAGGACCCCGCGACGGCGCCCGCGGCCCGGATGATGCTCCAGTCCGTCGTGGCCGACCGTGCCGACGTCCTCACCCGCTGGATGAACAGCCCGCGCGAGCCCGAGTGGGAGGACGCGCAGATCAACGACCGCGTCACCACCGAGCTGACGCCGGCCGAGGCGCACGACCTCATCGCCGCGGTGCAGGCCGTCATGGACGAGCACGTCGAGGCCGCGAAGGCCCGGAAGGACGCGGGCGAGACGACCGGTCGACGCCGTTACCGCATCTACCTCGACGCGCTCCCGCTCCCGGCCGACGACCCGGAGCCCCCGACCGCCTGA
- a CDS encoding MFS transporter, translating to MSTQHSPAAAAPVEPPVEPLGRRFTAALGATGAANLADGVLGMGVPLVALTLTRSPGQIALITAAAWLPWLLLGLVAGVLVDRQDRRVVQIVAMLVRAAVLATAVALIATDRLTMTALVVIALVYGATEVFADLAAGALVPDLVPRSRLGAANGRTLAVQTVTNSFVGAPIAGAVLTLGTGWVFGVPAALAVAAAVLLWRGIPGRYRHAPTERKRAGREVVEGITFLAKHRVLGPLLVSGSLMNMASTGYFAVFVLWAVGPGSQLGMRAEHYTLLAATLAVGAVLGSVVAEAITRHVGEVRLMLGCWLANSLLLIVPVLVRSVGAVAVTLFLLGFTNTIGNVISMSMRQRIVPATMLGRVGGAGRTLGYGLMPVGALLAGFVAETWGLEAVFVGGTVVAVLATLGSMAVVRQRMVDAAEAAVLAAAEQDDARDDDRPGSDDDLDGTVTTAADDAEARPSSARTATGTRAVTEADPAPRSLAQATA from the coding sequence ATGAGCACGCAGCACTCCCCCGCCGCAGCCGCACCCGTCGAGCCGCCGGTCGAGCCGTTGGGTCGCCGGTTCACCGCCGCCCTCGGCGCCACGGGCGCCGCGAACCTCGCCGACGGCGTCCTCGGCATGGGCGTCCCGCTCGTCGCGCTCACGCTGACCCGCTCGCCCGGGCAGATCGCCCTCATCACCGCGGCCGCCTGGCTCCCCTGGCTGCTGCTGGGCCTCGTCGCGGGCGTGCTCGTCGACCGGCAGGACCGTCGCGTCGTCCAGATCGTCGCGATGCTCGTCCGGGCCGCGGTCCTCGCCACCGCCGTCGCGCTCATCGCGACCGACCGCCTCACCATGACCGCGCTCGTGGTGATCGCCCTCGTCTACGGCGCGACCGAGGTGTTCGCCGACCTCGCCGCCGGCGCGCTGGTCCCCGACCTCGTGCCCCGCTCGCGGCTCGGCGCCGCCAACGGCCGCACGCTCGCGGTCCAGACCGTCACCAACTCGTTCGTCGGCGCACCGATCGCGGGCGCGGTCCTCACGCTCGGCACGGGCTGGGTCTTCGGCGTGCCCGCCGCGCTCGCCGTCGCCGCCGCCGTGCTGCTGTGGCGCGGCATCCCCGGCCGGTACCGCCACGCGCCCACCGAGCGGAAGCGCGCGGGCCGCGAGGTCGTCGAGGGCATCACGTTCCTCGCCAAGCACCGCGTCCTCGGCCCGCTCCTCGTCTCCGGCTCGCTCATGAACATGGCCAGCACCGGCTACTTCGCGGTCTTCGTCCTCTGGGCCGTCGGCCCCGGCTCGCAGCTGGGGATGCGCGCCGAGCACTACACGCTGCTCGCCGCCACGCTCGCCGTCGGCGCCGTGCTCGGCTCGGTCGTCGCCGAGGCGATCACGCGCCACGTCGGCGAGGTGCGGCTCATGCTCGGCTGCTGGCTCGCCAACAGCCTGCTGCTCATCGTGCCCGTCCTCGTGCGCAGCGTCGGCGCCGTCGCCGTCACCCTGTTCCTGCTCGGCTTCACCAACACCATCGGCAACGTCATCTCGATGTCGATGCGCCAGCGGATCGTCCCCGCGACCATGCTCGGCCGCGTCGGCGGCGCCGGCCGGACCCTCGGCTACGGCCTCATGCCGGTCGGCGCGCTGCTCGCCGGGTTCGTCGCCGAGACCTGGGGCCTCGAGGCCGTGTTCGTCGGCGGCACCGTGGTCGCCGTGCTCGCGACGCTCGGCTCGATGGCCGTCGTCCGCCAGCGGATGGTGGATGCCGCCGAGGCCGCGGTCCTCGCCGCCGCCGAGCAGGACGACGCGCGCGACGACGACCGCCCGGGCTCCGACGACGACCTCGACGGGACCGTCACGACCGCCGCGGACGACGCCGAGGCCCGACCGTCGTCCGCGCGCACCGCGACCGGCACCCGGGCGGTCACCGAGGCCGACCCGGCCCCCCGATCCCTCGCACAGGCCACCGCCTGA